In Juglans microcarpa x Juglans regia isolate MS1-56 chromosome 1S, Jm3101_v1.0, whole genome shotgun sequence, the genomic stretch ACctcaatttatatattcaaGTGCGAAACGCTATATATATTCGAGATAAATTCCTTAATTTACAAGTTTCTTGGAAATTCCTTAAGCATATTTTCTCAATGCTACGTCTGGCCTCGTACGTGATATTCAAATGTTTTAGACATGATCATCCACCAGAGAAATCAATGAATTTTACAAGATTACATTATGAAGAATGATCAAAATTAACTTGTTGCACTGGCACATATTGATCCACACACGCAAAGGAAggatcctagctagctaatagCTATGTTTAGGACGGGAGATCGATGACTAGCCCGTCGATCGAAAACAAATGCCTTCATATTAATGAACAgatcctagctagctactacTGTAGATTTGGCAACAACGCATGGGATAGGTTATTCAAACGAGATAAGAtcatgatatgagatgagataaaaattaaaagtttaatgaaatattgttataacataattttttaatattattttttattttagaatttaaaaaagttaaattgtatattatattttatatgaaagtttgagaaagttgtaatgatgagatgagataaaatgaaattatttgtgtaaccaaacgaggttAGGCAAGGGTCAAATCTCAGAAGATCGGTACTTAgaactcgtttggatagtgagatgagatcataatctgtgaatagtagtgaaatagtttgagttaagatgtttatgtggttttggaaaatgaaagctaaaaagttgaataaaaatattataaagttaaaatattgttagaatataattttttaatataatttttgttttgaatttaaaaaaattgaattatcatttgtattttgtttgaagtttaaaaaagttataatgattaagtaataattagataaaaaaattgaatatttgaaattaaaaagtgtttatatttataatatttggatattaagatgagatcATAGTATCTTGCTATCCAAACCATGCCttaattttcttcattttttgaaatgctatatatatagagtgCTACTATTGGGCTATCTAAAAAGTTACAACTCAAATGACTCTTTTGATGTAACACCGCCACGTGgtttattaaaagaaaacacaaaaaatattcaaaccaaaaagacatccaaaaaaaaaaaaactgaaactcTAAATTTCCTCTACCCTTGTATTTTgagtttgtgtttttaattttcttaataaattatGTGGCATCACATGGTATAAGTACCACATCAAGAGGGTCGTCTAGCAGTAAGTGTCATATTACCAAGtaacattattcatatatttatcattCCGATCTAGAATAGGAATTTGTTCAGGTACTTTGCTCATTAATTTAACTCTTtgatcatcataaaaaaatttccatacaaTTCAATGTACTCGTAAAGTACATGACATGAATGGAGAATGCATGTTCTAAAATCAAATTCTTCTCCGCATTCACTGGACTGGATATGTGAAAACGACAGTGCAGCAAATTGGCTTAAGATTCCAGAGTTGAAGGACGAATACTGTAAGATTTCTTTTCGTACGTACTTTGCTTTTGACTAATGGCTATCCAACGGACACAGCAACAGGTTGAGAATTCTAATTCCCTTCATGTAATGTTAATGTACCCTCATGCATGTACGTGCGTAGCTCCATGCACTAACTAATTAAGTAACTATACCATGCATCCACCCCAGGCAATTTTGGGCCATTCATTGGGAACGTGTAGGTGTTTCGGCTTTTTTTTATCAGatgggtacgtacgtacgtgattATCTTTTAATGAACCCTTTCTGATTTACATAACAAAAAACAGCTTCTTTTACAAGCTGGTAGAAGGTAGAAGGTATAAAGGATTTGGACTTTGGAGTATGTGCCGCTGCCTGCGCGTACACCAACCCGCCCCTATCGGGTTGCAACGCGGAAGCTCCACGTTGTGCTGGAATATGTCAAATTCCATGAATGATTATGCATGCACGCACTTGTACCAATCTATCCAAAACGAATCTCACGAATGATATCAAAGGAAATGCTTGGGcaatcttatcattataaaaatttaatcctCTAATTTGTACCCTTTTTACCCCGCAAAAAAATCTTTGAACAAGCATGAcccgctagctagctagctaacaaATTAATGATCAGAGATTTCGCTAGAACCCTCTGACTAAAATACTACTACTGCTACTAGAACGcaagttagaatattatattagaTATGCTATATTTTTTGAGAGTGAAGAAAATTACAATTAAGCACTTGaggcatgctgcatgcatgtcaTCCTGATTCATTTAACattaattactaatatataatatctttaattGTCACTTCTATAATGCGCGCTTTGCTTTGTAGATGATCATAACCTATATTAATAACTTATCATCAAGCCGgtaatgttttaaaaatgtttatgaattATGATCAAGTTTTGTATTACGTACGTACTTAATTATTGTCAGCATTGAAAACGCCAAGCTAGCTATGAATTAAGCTGATTAGAATATATCACAAAATAAGATAGCGTTTATCCTAACATATCATATTGATAATCAGACATATCCATATATATGATCCTTTCTACCACTTGCTACAAAACTACAAAACAGATTTACATTATCATGAAtgattactctctctctctctctctctctctctctccccctccccttCAACCTTTGATTCTCAATATTTGAACAGTAGAAAGTATACTTCTTTATTTTGAAAGATTTGGGGTAAAGATAGGTAAAATATCTTCATTAACTATTTGGCAAAAGTAGGCATAAAATTTCAAGTTGAGCCAGCCACCTTatccctttttcttcttttttgggatCGATTATACATATAGGACCATATATAACAGATTTGAGCCTAATTTGCTCAAGTGATCTTTATATATTCATGGAAATTATatcattctcttttttataataaacaacaacaacaacaacaacaataataataataataataataaaatcatctacagAATGGACCACTGAACAAAGGTCAAAGATATAGGACGAGAACACGTGGCAGTAGGGGCTTGGAGCTGGCAACATGTCCACTTGGATGGGAAAGATGCACCCATGTgtcaaaagagagagagagacacagagacagacagagagaggaTTGAATTGAATGATAGCATATGGGGGATGCAAAGCAATATCTGAGCACCGTATTTTGGGGCTTATAAATAGTTGCGACCGTTCACAAGACTTCCACATCTGCAGTCTTCACGTGCTCTCTCTATCTGGTCTGCCTCCCTCTCATGCTTTTCTctaatttatcattttgtttGCATCTCGATCTGTAAATCTTAGccaattcttcttttttgggtCTTCGGCCGTTGAGAGATCATACATATCTATCATAAGGGTAGTTTTGTTCGTTGGTTGACAGAAAAATCGAAACCTCTTTCCGAGTGATAACAGTAGTAGCTATGGAGAACAAGAAGAAGCAAGTGGGTGTCTCATCTTCATCCACGACTTTCGATCACCTCTTTGGTCCCAAGGACCCCTCTTCAACAACTTCATCATCCTCCAGTACTTCTGGAATATTTGGATCCATTTTTCCACCTCCCTCAGCGGTATTTCTTTTTCAGAACCATCGACAATGACATCTAATCAATATGgtcttttatatttcttttgtgcGTATCTCGTGCATGTTGTTctgtttaaattaaaattagaaaaatatgacaATCGGATGCGAGTACTGTAGAACTCAAATCAAACGTCAGAATCACGTCATCCATTTTCTTAAATGACTAGCTAGGACTTGCAAGTTTTATGGAGCTTAGAAATTGATCAAAACTTGAAGTGGGTCGGATATCGATGAGAGCATATATCGACTTCTTTGATTTTGTACATATTAAGATCAGAGAATGTACGTTTACATGCATATATTTTAGATGCACTAGTCCTCTTTTTGCTAAGATTCATCAAGAgaattataagaaataagatttgaattttgCATCACGAAACTTGCTTCCCGATTTGGTCATGCATATTAGCTGGAACTATGCAGTTGATctaatttaattgtttaatttCCTTCGTCAACTTCAGGTGCTAGGGAGGGATTCCACTCATAATCGAGGTGGCAGTGGCAAGTATGGAAATCCAGGTATTGTTTACCAGTCCCAGCTGATGTGaatttatgtatatgtatgtatgctgCATGACCTGATCATCTAGGTTGTTTGGTTGTATTCAGATATTATTACCAAGAATGGCAAGGGTGAAAGTACTGCTAGAGAAAAGGGTTCCAGTTACCAGAAAGAGACAATGGAACCATCCTATTTTAGCTCAGAACCAGCTTGCTACTTTAGCTCATCTATCTACTACGGTGGTCAAGAAGATTATTCTCCAAGGACCCGCTCCACCGAATCCCAACAAATTGTGAGTGTAGGGCATGCATTTAATTCACAcgttataaatacatatatatatatatatatttgtcaatattaataataatgtgTGCATCTATAAGCTAAGGTTTGGTCATAAtctaaaattgagaaaaataaattaatataataaaaaattataagttgttgatatatatatatatatatatatttataatatatagttggaCGTATAATTAaagacctagctagctaattataAGTTGTAAGAATTAATTATGTGAGGATGAGATTTGCCGTTTCTTTCAATGATcttgaatataatatatatatatatatatatatatatatataaaaataacatatagatatatgtgtgtgtagatAAAACATATAGTGATGATTTCTGACGTTGATGAACATATCTTcgaattttttattagtttaaaaaggaTGGCGGAGACGATGATTCAAACGGAAACAATCCAAACTGCGCTTCCAGAGGGAACTGGTGGCAAGGTATATATGATGGCTGCGTAGTTgtagagaaaaacaaaatgggtatatataataatgttgatttaattagaaataataGAAATCTAAAACCCTACTTAATTTCTTGGTTTCTGCAGGTTCCCTCTATTACTAACATCGAATGAACCCATCCTGCACCTCGCAAAGGTATTCCGAATTCTTTCTCATCAGAATGGTTGATGGATCTCTTTAATTATGTGCTTCTCTGAGGCCACTTTTTGGTTTTAAGATTCATTACACATGAAAAaggtttttatatatatatagattttagaACCATTTTTAAGGGTCATAAGTTATGGGAAACGAATCAAAAGACTCGTGGCTAGGAAAAGACACGATTCTCGCTTTTTATGTGTTTTGGGCTCCTAACTCTCCCATTTATTCCTAATTTCCAATTATGGTTTATACGAAAAAGTTAAAGTGCGCAATTAAACAAACGAGATGCTGAAAAGGCctaaagagaagagagagagagagagagagagagagagagagaatgaaatataaaaaaaattagtatttacaACGAACAACATAAAGTCATTGCGGGGTGTAGTTTTAATATTCTTTGCCTTTTGCCTACATATGGCCCTAATTAAATCAATTGACTGAAATGGTGTTAATTTGCCTATGTTGCAGGGCTGGCGACAGTATGATCTTGTAGCTTAATATTACGTACGGAAATAAGCTGGTggcaataatatattatattagtatataacacTGTCATGACTTGGGAAAACGTGTTGGGTTCTTTTTGTCCCAACTGGCACATTTTGGGACAGTCTTATATTTCTAGTATTTAGGAGCTTGATGCCAGTACTCCTTTTATAAGATGATCATTGTACGAGTAACCTGGTACTGTTCCATGTACTTAATACGCTGTCTGGAGTTTATCCATGATCTACTTgtaactcaatatatatatatatagactagactctctctctctctctctctctctctctctctctctctctacagtCTACTGTGCTAATTTTTTAGATTGCTACTTCTCGACTTGTTTACTACACAAAAGCAGCATCCCATACTTAGCTACTTGGTTTCTTTCTGTTCAATCGATGCAACTTGAATTGGCTGCTGACGTTTTACCAATTGGAAATGAATGGCAAGTTTATGAAATAgtacttcttttttctttttctttttttgagggGGAGTCCTCAAAAATCAGAAGGGTCACTGGCAAACCATCCTTGGCAGTTCTTATCAATTAGGATCCTAATCTCTTCATACTGTCTTttgcttttatttcttcttgGCTTAATTCATTAAACCGCTTATTGAATCTCACTTCAGAAAAAgtgcacaaaataaaatatgaaaaataactgAATTTGCACAAGTCTTCATCCAACTTTTTGGGATGGTTGTATTTGTCCAAGTTTGTCAAACCTTAACTAATGTTTATGGTTCTGCAGCCATTTACCTGTTTAAGGTAGCTAAATATGAGTTTGGATATAGAGAGAAATAGTATTCTGATTCATGCTTTGCAGTTTGCTTTGCACACTTAAGGTGGACAGAACCCCGGATCAAACACcattcatttatttcttttgttattcGTGTGCCTAGATATCACAGTAATCTGCTAAGCTAGATGCTGCAGCTACAAAGACACAATCTCAGCACGCTAGTACTAAGAGCAACTACTTCACAAACACAGACGCCATGACATGGGAGCTTCAGTCTTCAAGGCAATGTATAGGCTGCAAAACAGAGCAAGTAAATTTAAACAGAGAGTAATCATAGCTGTTGCAATCGTTGGGAGGAGCATGGAAGAAATTGAAAAGCAGAAAGAAAGGGTGAGAAAATTGTGTTTACATACCTCCACACTTGTATCCCACTGGACGATCAGCTATATTGCAGCGTTTGGGGATGGTCACTGCAACCTCTGGTTTAACCCCGGAACTTATAGCTGTGTTAGAAAGCATAGCagcacaaaggcattttgagttCTGGCCAATCTTTTTCACCTGACTGCAGCATCTATCAGAAACAAGAGCACTCGCATCTTGTGCGGCTGATGCACATGGACCTAGTTTAAATGCTTCCTTGTCAGGAGAAGATTTCCCACATTCACGAGCCCCATAAACCTCATCAATGGCAGCAATACctacaacaacaagaagaagaactaGAAACCAAATGGA encodes the following:
- the LOC121246460 gene encoding uncharacterized protein LOC121246460, producing MIEKEALSSSAIKSTSGVGAAKNKNAITLVLYPPSFVGFTCKHFLSCLLHYKSPQSWCGQCIREIQVPMKSIWFLVLLLVVVGIAAIDEVYGARECGKSSPDKEAFKLGPCASAAQDASALVSDRCCSQVKKIGQNSKCLCAAMLSNTAISSGVKPEVAVTIPKRCNIADRPVGYKCGAYTLP
- the LOC121246464 gene encoding uncharacterized protein LOC121246464, with the translated sequence MENKKKQVGVSSSSTTFDHLFGPKDPSSTTSSSSSTSGIFGSIFPPPSAVLGRDSTHNRGGSGKYGNPDIITKNGKGESTAREKGSSYQKETMEPSYFSSEPACYFSSSIYYGGQEDYSPRTRSTESQQIFKKDGGDDDSNGNNPNCASRGNWWQGSLYY